A single Drosophila ananassae strain 14024-0371.13 chromosome 3L, ASM1763931v2, whole genome shotgun sequence DNA region contains:
- the LOC6493993 gene encoding E3 ubiquitin-protein ligase Topors, which produces MAEVAEEVAPAPTFFQEDVGGSVIVEPGALPPTTQGTLTLPAAAMKFADLTESGSESGDGEAGGEPGTSASASVSASAGGRSSPPPNCAICLSRCRRKCFTDSCMHQFCFKCLCEWSKIKPECPLCKQPFKTIIHNVRTLDDYDRYPVQTTSPSMQEHVRFHIVRRPRYMPLVQNQAVMTNDIEAGAEIGGGVLVARGAAAEEDVLTAEEAVGSRHTYNRFEPYRMELMNFYRQDQEAASPNISLSQLWRRYVYDRKLYALPVSDSSTGHFRQWSARFYRNNPAQMHRLMPWIQRDIICLLRNAAHSVSTVMQLMNDILPMTNILGPTFRRRLSPYLGDRTSHFIHELFNFARSPFDMIGYDHVVQYSARVAEEVEVDLLDMVETQSSNGSELHLDVGDGDADGEAGNAESSNDWSAAGGRPSTSVIVTNPSATHSFSVTMASDGSELPGISIRRTATSNVGSQTVAINLSMRRPAEQVEAEPEVIEIDDGDAAANAEVAAINDGSSSSRRNAGAALPVSAHIELQSSSSSADEDECVFVLELKPPHLRTPEQVSLDSNSDSDVVFVDEQREPSATANPDAPSTAEAGSRDQGLFMGPSTSAAAKGGKNWELLVEEVRRNDQRRATRLRHLSYFGARSVSNPSSHSSSSFNLSSNSDDSSSSSSNSEGRKKKRRRPKATKKRPAKVTKRARRKRSRRQAGRRKPSSEQEQREQDLPAEQPQLELESSSNSGSSSDDESAAESSGTLRPSNNNASKDTSSSDDSDDDSTENLQLSALRATLKAEATLEDRKPLKRELQLPEDEEENQQPGPAFSHEALSLQGDIEPGCSEPKRRRSCSNSNLSNYSYSSTTESTSSAPVNSFNWPPVSYGMDPLVRGAAIEEHDIANSLIELSTLNGAQRDMDGLFNDHSDGVEDSIRFLSNSLPRRGNNLGGGDSPLGLYCDDEIETDGSQEPMPLEATIDVVGEAEVDAAEDTATANEEQDDDDDDEEEEENEEANAGDQQTNGDEDEKQNTGDEDEDKDDIAGEVDEEEDNDEDCDDDDDDGDDDDDDDEEEEDRNSENSDPDDMVGLVLASLA; this is translated from the exons ATGGCCGAGGTTGCCGAGGAGGTGGCTCCGGCCCCGACATTCTTCCAGGAGGACGTGGGTGGCTCTGTGATCGTGGAACCCGGAGCCCTGCCTCCGACCACTCAAGGAACACTGACACTGCCAGCGGCGGCCATGAAGTTCGCCGATCTGACAGAGAGTGGCAGCGAGTCGGGCGACGGGGAAGCTGGTGGCGAGCCCGGGACCAGCGCATCAGCATCTGTGTCCGCATCGGCCGGAGGCAGATCCTCGCCGCCGCCCAATTGCGCTATTTGTCTGTCGCGCTGCCGGCGCAAGTGCTTCACAGACTCCTGCATGCACCAGTTCTGCTTCAAGTGCCTCTGCGAGTGGAGCAAG ATCAAACCGGAGTGCCCGCTGTGCAAGCAGCCCTTCAAGACCATCATCCACAATGTGCGGACTCTGGACGACTACGACCGGTATCCGGTGCAGACCACATCGCCCTCCATGCAGGAGCACGTGCGTTTTCACATCGTTCGTCGTCCCAGATACATGCCACTTGTGCAAAATCAGGCCGTGATGACCAACGACATAGAAGCCGGAGCGGAGATAGGCGGTGGCGTCTTGGTGGCTAGAGGCGCAGCTGCTGAAGAGGACGTATTGACCGCCGAGGAGGCAGTTGGAAGCCGACATACCTACAACCGATTCGAGCCCTACCGCATGGAGCTGATGAACTTCTACCGCCAAGACCAGGAGGCGGCCTCCCCGAACATCTCCCTAAGCCAGCTGTGGCGGCGGTATGTCTACGACAGAAAGCTCTACGCGCTGCCCGTTAGCGACAGCAGCACGGGACACTTCCGCCAGTGGAGTGCCCGGTTCTACAG AAACAATCCCGCCCAGATGCATCGCCTGATGCCGTGGATCCAACGCGACATCATTTGCCTCTTGAGGAATGCGGCGCACAGCGTCAGTACCGTGATGCAGCTAATGAACGACATCCTGCCGATGACGAACATACTAGGGCCCACATTCCGGCGCCGCTTGTCGCCATACCTGGGCGACCGCACCAGTCACTTCATCCACGAGCTTTTCAACTTTGCTCGCTCGCCCTTTGACATGATTGGGTACGACCATGTCGTCCAGTACTCTGCTCGCGTCGCCGAGGAGGTGGAAGTGGACCTCCTGGACATGGTGGAGACCCAATCCTCCAATGGTAGTGAACTCCATCTAGACGTCGGCGATGGCGACGCAGACGGCGAGGCCGGAAATGCAGAGTCATCGAACGATTGGAGCGCTGCTGGCGGTCGCCCCTCCACCAGCGTAATTGTGACTAATCCCAGTGCCACACATTCCTTCAGTGTGACGATGGCCAGTGATGGCAGTGAGCTGCCGGGCATATCCATCCGCCGCACCGCAACTTCCAATGTAGGCTCCCAGACGGTGGCCATCAACCTCAGCATGCGGCGTCCGGCGGAGCAGGTGGAGGCAGAGCCCGAGGTTATCGAAATCGATGATGGCGATGCGGCCGCCAATGCCGAGGTGGCAGCCATCAATGATGGTAGCAGTTCCAGTCGGAGGAATGCGGGCGCAGCACTTCCGGTCAGCGCCCACATTGAGCTCCAGAGCAGCAGCAGTTCCGCCGATGAAGATGAGTGCGTCTTTGTCCTGGAGCTGAAACCCCCACACCTGCGCACCCCGGAGCAAGTGAGCCTGGACTCCAACAGTGACTCGGACGTGGTTTTCGTTGACGAGCAGAGAGAACCTTCGGCTACTGCCAATCCGGATGCGCCATCCACAGCGGAAGCGGGCTCCAGGGATCAGGGCCTGTTTATGGGACCAAGCACGAGTGCGGCGGCGAAGGGCGGCAAGAACTGGGAGTTGTTGGTGGAAGAGGTGCGCCGGAACGACCAGAGACGGGCCACTCGACTCCGCCATCTGAGCTATTTCGGAGCCAGAAGCGTCAGCAACCCCAGCAGCCACAGCAGCTCCAGTTTCAACTTGTCCAGCAACAGCGACGACTCCAGCTCCAGCAGTTCCAACTCTGAGGGCAGAAAGAAGAAGCGGCGCCGACCGAAGGCGACCAAGAAGCGGCCAGCCAAAGTTACCAAGAGGGCACGCCGCAAGCGCAGTCGCCGGCAGGCAGGCCGAAGGAAACCCAGCTCTGAGCAGGAGCAGCGTGAGCAGGATCTGCCCGCGGAGCAGCCacagctggagctggagagcAGCAGTAACTCAGGCAGCTCCAGTGATGATGAGTCTGCTGCAGAAAGCAGTGGGACATTGC GacccagcaacaacaacgctAGCAAGGACACCTCCAGTAGCGATGATTCGGATGACGACAGCACCGAGAATCTGCAGCTGAGCGCATTGAGAGCTACCTTGAAAGCGGAGGCCACTTTGGAGGATCGCAAGCCACTCAAACGAGAGCTACAGCTTcccgaggacgaggaggagaaTCAGCAGCCAGGGCCGGCCTTTTCCCATGAGGCATTGTCGCTTCAAGGGGACATCGAGCCCGGATGCAGTGAACCGAAGCGCCGACGGAGCTGCAGCAATAGCAACCTGTCCAATTACAGTTACAGTAGCACAACGGAAAGCACCAGCTCCGCTCCAGTTAACTCCTTTAACTGGCCTCCGGTCAGTTATGGCATGGATCCTCTGGTTCGCGGTGCGGCAATTGAGGAGCACGACATAGCCAACTCGCTGATCGAGCTCTCGACGCTCAATGGGGCGCAGCGGGACATGGATGGATTGTTTAACGATCACTCCGATGGCGTGGAAGATTCCATAAGATTTTTAAGCAACTCCTTGCCGCGCAGAGGAAATAATTTAGGAGGCGGAGATTCCCCTCTGGGTCTTTATTGCGACGATGAAATTGAGACGGATGGTAGCCAGGAACCGATGCCCTTGGAGGCAACTATCGACGTGGTGGGAGAAGCGGAAGTTGATGCCGCCGAGGATACGGCTACAGCCAATGAGGAGCAagatgacgatgacgacgacgaggaggaggaggaaaacGAGGAAGCGAATGCAGGAGATCAGCAGACGAATGGAGATGAGGACGAAAAACAGAATACCGGTGACGAAGATGAAGACAAAGATGACATTGCAGGAGAAGTTGATGAGGAGGAGGACAACGACGAAGATTGtgacgacgatgacgatgacggcgatgatgacgatgacgatgatgaggaAGAGGAGGATCGGAACTCGGAAAACTCTGATCCCGACGATATGGTCGGCTTGGTGTTGGCTTCCCTGGCATAA
- the LOC6496571 gene encoding uncharacterized protein LOC6496571, with protein sequence MNRRSKRTSYYQYEIFLNTMAANPLLAANRLTRTEDSLKWKELSEELNKCPSGPTLTPEEWRKRLYDWKNTTRAKHKKSLNCSDKNLYSLTLLENRALKIFYAQQLKKEQAADYLGDADQGEEDVKAEEFEDVDEDEDEFEEPQEVYPQTEPIIINAGLTSTQRLHLDGIGSILYEVTNFPEKTLTEEVPAPDYNQQIVKQLKRISDIQEAALQFKIASFKYKNPGFDCMPE encoded by the exons ATGAACCGGCGCAGCAAGCGCACATCGTACTACCAGTATGAAATCTTTCTGAACACCATGGCGGCAAATCCGTTGCTGGCGGCCAATAGACTGACCCGAACCGAAGATTCCCTCAAATGGAAGGAGCTGAGCGAGGAGCTGAACAAGTGCCCCAGTGGCCCTACGTTAACTCCCGAAGAATGGCGCAAG CGCCTGTACGACTGGAAGAATACAACACGCGCCAAACATAAGAAAAGCTTAAATTGCAGCGATAAGAACCTATATTCGCTCACACTTTTAGAGAATCGAGCCCTGAAGATTTTCTACGCACAGCAATTGAAAAAGGAACAGGCCGCAGATTACTTGGGTGATGCTGACCAGGGAGAAGAGGATGTAAAGGCAGAAGAATTTGAAGATgtggatgaggatgaggatgagttCGAGGAGCCGCAAGAGGTGTATCCTCAAACGGAGCCGATTATTATAAATGCTGGACTGACATCCACGCAACGATTGCATCTCGATGGAATCGGATCCATTTTGTATGAAG TGACGAACTTTCCCGAAAAGACTCTCACTGAAGAAGTTCCTGCCCCCGACTATAATCAGCAGATTGTGAAACAGCTGAAGAGAATATCAGACATTCAGGAGGCCGCCTTGCAGTTCAAAATAGCTAGTTTTAAGTATAAAAACCCCGGATTCGACTGTATGCCAGAATAA
- the LOC6496572 gene encoding uncharacterized protein LOC6496572, whose product MNGKMDRRKKRTSSEQYQMYIDMMESDPIFATGRLPRDCDVSYLTKKWKELSDRLNKCSSGPTLTPEEWRKRLNDWKNTTRCKYRRSLQSTEKDISMTSLEVRALDLFGKVPTTTGDALINLKSEKDENDDEMEELGQRTSAAFQKELQAAVEEAINEEDEEDMVEEHVDQEDMLDDGLADNGGVIEGAAGATTAVNTGGGTYRTIVVDNTSYESVEDEGQEVIQHPVEFVTTRRATAAVISTGTATSGSKLINGELPAKRMRTQARDQIIYEVKNAPRCISNMQAVPPLHNTKLDREREPSSLTSAITSSDAQQIAQQLKRLADINYETLQFEIARFKFNNPGFQYNPPSL is encoded by the exons ATGAACGGAAAGATGGACCGCCGCAAAAAGCGCACCTCCTCTGAGCAGTACCAGATGTACATAGACATGATGGAGTCCGACCCTATTTTCGCCACCGGGCGGCTTCCACGGGATTGCGATGTCAGTTACTTGACCAAGAAGTGGAAGGAGCTCTCCGACAGGCTCAACAAATGCAGCTCTGGTCCCACACTCACGCCAGAGGAGTGGCGAAAG CGCCTAAATGACTGGAAGAACACCACCCGCTGCAAGTACAGACGAAGTCTCCAGTCAACGGAGAAGGACATATCGATGACGTCACTGGAGGTCCGTGCTCTGGACCTGTTCGGCAAAGTCCCCACCACAACCGGCGATGCTCTGATCAACCTAAAGTCCGAAAAGGATGAGAACGACGACGAAATGGAGGAACTGGGTCAACGCACATCGGCAGCCTTCCAAAAGGAACTGCAGGCCGCTGTAGAGGAGGCCATAAacgaggaggacgaggaggatATGGTAGAAGAACACGTCGATCAGGAGGACATGCTGGACGATGGCCTGGCGGACAATGGTGGTGTCATTGAAGGCGCTGCAGGAGCCACCACAGCGGTGAACACAGGCGGTGGCACTTATCGTACCATCGTTGTGGACAACACCTCCTACGAATCCGTTGAAGACGAAGGGCAGGAGGTGATTCAGCATCCCGTAGAGTTTGTTACCACGAGAAGGGCAACTGCTGCGGTTATCAGCACAGGGACCGCCACCTCCGGTAGCAAGCTGATCAATGGAGAGCTGCCCGCAAAAAGGATGCGCACGCAGGCCCGGGATCAGATCATCTACGAAG TTAAAAATGCGCCGAGATGTATTTCGAACATGCAGGCGGTGCCACCGTTGCACAACACAAAGCTGGATCGGGAACGGGAGCCCAGCTCGCTGACCTCCGCAATAACCAGCAGCGATGCCCAACAGATTGCACAACAGCTGAAACGGCTGGCCGATATCAACTACGAAACACTGCAGTTTGAGATAGCGCGCTTCAAGTTCAACAACCCCGGTTTCCAGTACAACCCGCCATCCTTATAG
- the LOC26514459 gene encoding uncharacterized protein LOC26514459, with amino-acid sequence MSRIDLKVRSPNRGQVDFHISVKMPLEKMMRAYADYYKMPYKRFVFRVRGLRIEDTDTAEVLSLRNNDIINVVETKRRRTNMGMCVSIYLPCVTFLPWPCPYCWESPTCNYFFGNPYAPGCPCGFKRPKRYYD; translated from the exons ATGTCCCGTATCGACTTGAAGGTTCGCAGTCCGAACCGAGGACAAGTGGATTTCCATATCTCAGTCAAGATGCCGCTGGAGAAGATGATGCGGGCATATGCGGATTACTACAAAATGCCATACAAACGTTTTGTGTTTCGAGTTCGTGGTCTCCGGATCGAGGACACTGACACGGCTGAGGTGCTCAGTCTCCGGAACAATGATATCATAAATGTGGTCGAGACGAAGAGACGTAG AACAAACATGGGAATGTGTGTTTCAATTTATTTGCCTTGTGTAACGTTTTTG CCCTGGCCCTGTCCTTACTGCTGGGAATCACCAACTTGCAACTATTTTTTCGGAAATCCCTATGCTCCTGGTTGCCCTTGTGGCTTcaaaaggccaaagcgctattACGATTGA